A region of Massilia sp. KIM DNA encodes the following proteins:
- the cheA gene encoding chemotaxis protein CheA, with protein sequence MTIDISQFYQVFFDEAEELLAEMERLLLGVDVDSPDPEDLNAIFRTAHSVKGGASTFGLTDMSEVTHVLESLLDRIRKGEMALTSNHVDAFLAAKDSLKMQLDGHRHGASVDQEAVANVRMVLHDLAEGLVPHAPVVAPSFLTLEAKVQHQAEGAHRYKIELPEVAQRDINALVDELGLMGRVSVTPLDGGRTALVITTHESLDDIIAICSFVLNPDDLRIFEAPALTPEQRAIEAAERKRIEDQQGYGFFGPDDDFDAPSQEESDEDRGYGFFQPIEQIRALAGIKDTPPEAPLPAARPEPLEISEVAAEKKAEKAARKDEKKDAHGESSSIRVSVEKVDQLINLIGELVITNAMLEQRSHALDPILHERLLSSVSQLGRNTRELQEAVMSIRMMPMDFVFSRFPRMVRDLASKLGKKVDFITHGAATELDKGLIERIVDPLTHLVRNSIDHGIEMPAARVAAGKSEAGRLFLSAGHQGGHIVIEVADDGGGLNRERILAKAAQNGLAVSENMSDEEVWQLIFAPGFSTAEQVTDVSGRGVGMDVVKRNITAMGGTVDIRSARGFGTTISISLPLTLAILDGMSIRCGEEIYILPLSFVVESLQPAAADIKDIAGRGRVLKVRGEYLPLIPLYQMFEITPRHLDPTQGIVVILETEGRKAALFVDELVGQQQVVVKNLEANYRKVAGISGATIMGDGGVALILDVGALVRSSRQLADDPVVSQQF encoded by the coding sequence ATGACGATCGACATCAGCCAGTTTTACCAGGTCTTTTTCGACGAAGCAGAGGAACTGCTCGCCGAAATGGAGCGGCTGCTGCTGGGCGTCGACGTCGATTCGCCCGACCCGGAAGACCTGAACGCGATCTTCCGCACCGCGCATTCGGTGAAGGGCGGGGCATCGACCTTCGGCCTGACCGACATGAGCGAAGTGACCCACGTGCTGGAGTCGCTGCTGGACCGCATCCGCAAGGGCGAGATGGCGCTGACCTCGAACCACGTGGACGCCTTCCTGGCGGCCAAGGACAGCCTCAAGATGCAGCTCGACGGCCACCGCCATGGCGCCAGCGTCGACCAGGAAGCCGTGGCCAACGTGCGCATGGTGCTGCACGACCTGGCCGAGGGCCTGGTGCCGCACGCGCCGGTGGTGGCGCCGTCCTTCCTGACCCTTGAAGCCAAGGTCCAGCACCAGGCCGAGGGGGCGCACCGCTACAAGATCGAACTGCCGGAAGTGGCCCAGCGCGACATCAACGCCCTGGTCGACGAACTGGGCCTGATGGGCCGGGTCTCGGTGACCCCGCTCGACGGCGGCCGCACGGCCCTGGTCATCACCACCCACGAGAGCCTGGACGACATCATCGCGATCTGCTCCTTCGTGCTCAATCCGGACGACCTCAGGATCTTCGAGGCCCCGGCCCTGACGCCGGAGCAGCGCGCCATCGAGGCGGCCGAGCGCAAGCGCATCGAGGACCAGCAGGGCTACGGCTTCTTCGGCCCGGACGACGACTTCGACGCCCCCAGCCAGGAAGAGTCGGACGAAGACCGCGGCTACGGCTTCTTCCAGCCGATCGAACAGATCCGCGCCCTGGCCGGGATCAAGGACACGCCGCCGGAAGCGCCGCTGCCGGCCGCGCGCCCGGAGCCGCTCGAGATTTCCGAAGTCGCGGCCGAGAAGAAGGCCGAGAAGGCAGCCCGCAAGGATGAGAAGAAGGACGCCCACGGCGAATCCTCCTCGATCCGGGTGTCGGTCGAGAAGGTCGACCAGCTGATCAACCTGATCGGCGAGCTGGTGATCACCAACGCCATGCTCGAGCAGCGCAGCCATGCGCTCGACCCGATCCTGCACGAGCGCCTGCTGTCCTCGGTGAGCCAGCTGGGCCGCAACACCCGCGAGCTGCAGGAAGCCGTGATGTCGATCCGCATGATGCCGATGGACTTCGTGTTCTCGCGCTTCCCGCGCATGGTGCGCGACCTGGCCTCCAAGCTGGGCAAGAAGGTCGACTTCATCACCCACGGCGCGGCGACGGAACTGGACAAGGGCCTGATCGAACGCATCGTCGATCCGCTCACCCACCTGGTGCGCAACTCGATCGACCACGGCATCGAGATGCCGGCGGCGCGGGTTGCGGCCGGCAAGTCGGAAGCAGGTCGCCTGTTCCTGTCGGCCGGCCACCAGGGCGGCCACATCGTGATCGAGGTGGCCGACGACGGCGGCGGGCTGAATCGCGAGCGCATCCTGGCCAAGGCCGCCCAGAACGGGCTGGCCGTGTCCGAGAACATGAGCGACGAGGAAGTCTGGCAGCTGATCTTCGCCCCGGGCTTCTCGACCGCCGAGCAGGTGACCGACGTCTCCGGCCGCGGGGTCGGCATGGACGTGGTCAAGCGCAACATCACCGCCATGGGCGGCACGGTCGACATCCGTTCGGCGCGCGGCTTCGGCACCACGATCTCGATCTCGCTGCCGCTCACCCTGGCCATCCTGGACGGCATGTCGATCCGCTGCGGCGAAGAGATCTACATCCTGCCGCTGTCCTTCGTGGTCGAGTCGCTGCAGCCGGCGGCCGCCGACATCAAGGACATCGCGGGCCGCGGCCGGGTGCTCAAGGTGCGCGGCGAATACCTGCCCCTGATCCCGCTGTACCAGATGTTCGAGATCACCCCGCGCCACCTGGATCCGACCCAGGGCATCGTGGTCATCCTCGAGACCGAGGGCCGCAAGGCGGCCCTGTTCGTGGACGAGCTGGTGGGCCAGCAGCAGGTGGTGGTCAAGAACCTGGAAGCGAATTACCGCAAGGTGGCCGGGATCTCCGGCGCCACCATCATGGGCGACGGCGGCGTCGCCCTGATCCTCGACGTGGGCGCGCTGGTGCGCTCCTCGCGTCAACTGGCCGACGATCCCGTCGTTTCACAACAATTTTGA
- a CDS encoding chemotaxis protein CheW, with protein MSTVPTTQTADGIARDGAGREFLAFKLGAEEYGIDILKVQEIRGYEAVTRIANAPEFIKGVINLRGIIIPVVDMRIKFKLGNPVYDQFTVVIILNIGGRIMGMVVDSVSDVTTLSPDQIKPAPEMGTAFDSQYMIGLGTVDERMLILVDIDKLMSSSEMGLIDKMAA; from the coding sequence ATGTCTACTGTACCGACCACCCAAACGGCTGACGGGATCGCACGCGACGGCGCCGGCCGCGAATTCCTGGCATTCAAGCTGGGCGCCGAGGAATACGGCATCGATATCCTCAAGGTGCAGGAGATCCGCGGCTACGAAGCCGTGACCCGCATCGCCAATGCCCCCGAATTCATCAAGGGCGTGATCAACCTGCGTGGCATCATCATCCCGGTGGTGGACATGCGCATCAAGTTCAAGCTGGGCAACCCGGTGTACGATCAGTTCACCGTGGTCATCATCCTGAACATCGGCGGCCGCATCATGGGCATGGTGGTGGACAGTGTCTCCGACGTGACGACCCTGAGCCCGGACCAGATCAAGCCGGCCCCGGAAATGGGCACCGCCTTCGATTCGCAGTACATGATCGGCCTGGGCACCGTGGACGAGCGCATGCTGATCCTGGTCGACATCGACAAGCTGATGTCCTCCAGCGAGATGGGCCTGATCGACAAGATGGCCGCCTGA
- a CDS encoding CheR family methyltransferase, translating into MPQQKAETVKEFEFTRRDFERVRALIYQRAGISLADSKQEMVYSRLARRLRATGIQSFGRYLDDLEAGRMTSEWESFTNALTTNLTSFFREAHHFPLLAEHLLQLKRQGGGPLTIWCSAASTGEEPYSIAMTACEAFNTLTPPVQVIATDIDTNVLATGANGVYPMERVDKMAPERLRRFFLKGKGNHEGMARVRPELRQLVSFRQLNLLADGWPVDGPFDAIFCRNVMIYFDKATQRKILSRFVPLMKPHALLFAGHSENFLYVSDSLRLRGKTVYELDQRSA; encoded by the coding sequence GTGCCGCAGCAGAAAGCAGAAACGGTCAAGGAGTTCGAGTTCACCCGGCGTGACTTCGAGCGGGTGCGCGCGCTGATCTACCAGCGCGCCGGCATCTCGCTGGCCGACAGCAAGCAGGAGATGGTCTACAGCCGGCTGGCGCGGCGTCTGCGCGCCACCGGCATCCAGTCCTTCGGGCGCTACCTCGACGACCTGGAAGCCGGGCGCATGACCAGCGAGTGGGAATCCTTCACCAACGCGCTGACCACCAACCTGACCTCCTTCTTCCGCGAGGCCCACCACTTCCCGCTGCTGGCCGAGCACCTGCTCCAGCTCAAGCGCCAGGGCGGCGGGCCGCTCACCATCTGGTGCTCGGCCGCCTCCACCGGCGAGGAGCCGTATTCGATCGCGATGACGGCCTGCGAGGCCTTCAACACGCTCACCCCGCCGGTGCAGGTGATCGCCACCGACATCGACACCAACGTGCTGGCCACCGGCGCCAACGGGGTCTACCCGATGGAGCGGGTCGACAAGATGGCGCCCGAGCGCCTGCGCCGCTTCTTCCTGAAGGGGAAGGGCAACCACGAGGGCATGGCGCGGGTGCGTCCCGAGCTGCGCCAGCTGGTGAGCTTCCGCCAGCTCAACCTGCTGGCCGACGGCTGGCCGGTGGACGGCCCCTTCGACGCGATCTTCTGCCGCAATGTGATGATCTACTTCGACAAGGCGACCCAGCGCAAGATCCTGAGCCGCTTCGTGCCGCTGATGAAGCCGCACGCGCTGCTGTTCGCGGGCCATTCCGAAAACTTCCTGTACGTCTCGGACTCGCTGCGCCTGCGCGGCAAGACCGTCTACGAGCTGGACCAACGCAGTGCCTGA
- the cheD gene encoding chemoreceptor glutamine deamidase CheD → MNSQFATNVYYDRTFDVEAAKILPGEYYYTGKNMLIVTVLGSCVSACIRDRMSGLGGMNHFMLPDGGDSGPVSASMRYGTFAMEVLINDLLKAGARREHLEAKVFGGGAVLRGFSAMNVGERNAAFVQQFLKTERIPVLAEDLNDIYPRKVYFFPKTGKVLVKKLMQTQNDTLAKRELDYAKRLKVEPVGGDIDLF, encoded by the coding sequence ATGAATAGCCAGTTCGCCACCAACGTCTACTACGACCGCACCTTCGACGTCGAAGCCGCGAAGATCCTGCCGGGCGAGTACTACTACACCGGCAAGAACATGCTGATCGTGACCGTGCTCGGCTCCTGCGTATCGGCCTGCATCCGCGACCGCATGAGCGGCCTGGGCGGCATGAACCACTTCATGCTGCCCGACGGCGGCGATTCCGGCCCGGTCTCGGCCTCGATGCGCTACGGGACCTTCGCCATGGAAGTACTGATCAACGACCTGCTCAAGGCCGGCGCGCGGCGCGAGCACCTGGAAGCCAAGGTGTTCGGCGGCGGCGCCGTGCTGCGCGGCTTCTCGGCCATGAACGTGGGCGAGCGCAACGCCGCCTTCGTGCAGCAGTTCCTCAAGACCGAGCGCATCCCGGTGCTGGCCGAGGACCTGAACGACATCTATCCACGCAAGGTGTACTTCTTCCCCAAGACCGGCAAGGTGCTGGTGAAGAAGCTGATGCAAACCCAAAACGACACGCTGGCCAAGCGCGAGCTCGATTACGCCAAGCGACTCAAGGTCGAACCGGTCGGCGGCGACATCGACCTGTTCTGA